One Luteitalea sp. genomic window, GCTTCTGTCTGGGCAGTCGGTACTCCGGTGCGGAGACGCTCAGCGCGGCCACGCACGCGCCCTGGTGGTCGCGCACTGGCGCGGCCGCGCCGTTCAGGCCGTCTTCCATCTCGCCCTCCGCGTCGGCCCAGCCGCGCGCGCGTACCCGCTCGATCTCG contains:
- a CDS encoding IclR family transcriptional regulator, coding for EIERVRARGWADAEGEMEDGLNGAAAPVRDHQGACVAALSVSAPEYRLPRQKLAALGERVRAAADRISAQLGHLPAGPGGTG